From the Candidatus Woesearchaeota archaeon genome, the window AACTTTCTCATTTCAGTATGTCTCTGCATCAAATGCACGCATTCCATAAATAAAATCATAAGTATACAAATAATTACATTTATTCTACTTAATTTACTACTAGTTAAAAATAGTTCTATAAAACTTGTCTTTAAATTAATAAAAGCATGTGTAATTACATAAATCGCATCACTCATTTTATTTGCTCTAAAAAATATCCATGCAAATGTAACTAAGAAAAAAGTTATTGCTACTTGCACAAGTTTATAGAATTTTGGAAATTTAATTAAGCCAATAATCTCCACAAATTTTTTTCTTATTTTTTTAGTCCACATAGCAAAAACCATATAAAAACCATGTAATGCACCCCAGATTACAAAAGTCCAATTTGCACCGTGCCACAGCCCACTTATTAAAAATACTACAAATGTGTTAATATATGTCCTTTTAACAGAGAGTTTATTGCCTCCTAAAGGTATATACAAGTAATCTTTAAACCATGTTGAAAGTGAAATATGCCATCTTCTCCAGAATTCTGCAATTGATTTAGAAAAATAAGGTCTCTTAAAATTATCCATTAAACTATAACCCATAACTTGTGCAGAACCAATTGCTATATCTGAATATCCTGAAAAGTCACAATATATCTGAAAACCAAAAAATACTGTCGCAAGTATAAGTTGTACACCTGTATACTCAAAAGGTTGATTATAAACCATATTTACAAAAATTGCCAATCTGTCTGCAATAACTATTTTTTTGAAAAATCCCCATAACATCAATTTCAAACCATCTACAGCTCTTTGATATTCAAACTTATTTTCTTTAAAAAATTGAGGTAAAAGATTTGCAGCTCTTTCTATTGGTCCAGCAACTAATTGTGGGAAGAAAGTTACATAAACTGCATAAATACCAAAATGTCTTTCAGCATTTATCTTACCCCTATAAACCTCAATTGTATAACTTAAAGTTTGAAAAGTATAAAATGAAATTCCAACTGGAAGTAAAACTTTCAGAGTTAGAGGTGAAAAATCTATACTTATTAATTTAAGCACTTCTCTTAAGGATTCATTAAAGAATGTAAAATACTTAAAAGCAAATAACATTCCAAAATTACTTATTATACTTATCCATAAAAATATTTTTTTTCTTATCTGTGTTGTAGATTTAGTTATTTGAATTCCAGCAGCATAATCTATGACTGTGCTTATTAAGAGAAGAATAGCATACTCAGGTTTCCAACTCATATAAAAATAATAACTGATTATTAAAAGTAATATCCATCTATATTTATGACTTAATTTAAAATATAAAAATACTACAATTGGAAAAAATATCAAAAAATGTATTGAGTTAAATAACATATTTATTTTATTTAAGATTCATTTAAATATTTTATGCTTCATCCTTATGAAATATCTGCGTCTGAACCCATTTAAAAGACATATAAACCTTCTTACCAAAACTAAAAAAGTTTTCTCTTATAAATCTATTTTTGTATAAATTATATAATATAGATCCTATTAATCTTCCAAACTTCTCTTTTAAAAATAAATCCATATAATTTAACATACCCATCTCAAAAGCGTTTCTTCTTTCTTTTGCAGTAAATTCAAGTGTTTCAAACACAGCCCTATTCTCCCAATAATCTGAAAAGTTTAGATAATCTTCAGGATTAAGCAAGAAAGTTCCATTTTCTTTTATCCAAGTGTAAAGTTCTGTTTCTGGATAAGGTACCAAATTATAGAATCTAACATTATTTATTTTTAATTCTCTAGTAATCCTTAAATCATTTAAGAAGGATTCAAAAGTAGATTCAGGTAAACCAATAATTAAATTACCCTGAGTTCTTATCTTGTATTTATGCACAATTTTAATTGCATTAATTATTACTTCTGGAGGTTCAGCTTTTTTAATAGACTTCAGAACATAAGGATCAAAGCTTTCAATACCAAATGCAATATTTGTACAACCTGCTTGTTTTAATTTTTTAATTTGTTCATCATCCACTTTATCAGCTCTTATTCCACTACCTAATGCAAAATTTATTTTCAGACCTCTTTTAATAATATCATCACAAATTTCATGCACTCTATTTTTTAAACAAGTAAAATTATCATCAGAGAATTCAAATAGTCTAAAACCTTTTTTGTA encodes:
- a CDS encoding MBOAT family protein → MLFNSIHFLIFFPIVVFLYFKLSHKYRWILLLIISYYFYMSWKPEYAILLLISTVIDYAAGIQITKSTTQIRKKIFLWISIISNFGMLFAFKYFTFFNESLREVLKLISIDFSPLTLKVLLPVGISFYTFQTLSYTIEVYRGKINAERHFGIYAVYVTFFPQLVAGPIERAANLLPQFFKENKFEYQRAVDGLKLMLWGFFKKIVIADRLAIFVNMVYNQPFEYTGVQLILATVFFGFQIYCDFSGYSDIAIGSAQVMGYSLMDNFKRPYFSKSIAEFWRRWHISLSTWFKDYLYIPLGGNKLSVKRTYINTFVVFLISGLWHGANWTFVIWGALHGFYMVFAMWTKKIRKKFVEIIGLIKFPKFYKLVQVAITFFLVTFAWIFFRANKMSDAIYVITHAFINLKTSFIELFLTSSKLSRINVIICILMILFMECVHLMQRHTEMRKFLSSKATYLRWTIYILLIIAILIFGMFNKTEFIYFQF
- a CDS encoding radical SAM protein: MNQKLINQKRVLLIVPLGLGRYEKPTIPHAGIAYLAAFLRQNKHLVQIMDMRLYPNYKDLRLKIEKFKPHFIGMNLISLGYINSYKLINKIKKEFNIPFIVGGPHSSIIEEKILRECNADYVVVGEGEFTLLELVEGKPLKDILGLCWKNSEGKIIKNPPRPFYHELDKLPFPAYELFEMNKFLVRRIPLVSSRGCPHQCTYCSVKFVVGRAFRFRSAKNVVDEIEYWYKKGFRLFEFSDDNFTCLKNRVHEICDDIIKRGLKINFALGSGIRADKVDDEQIKKLKQAGCTNIAFGIESFDPYVLKSIKKAEPPEVIINAIKIVHKYKIRTQGNLIIGLPESTFESFLNDLRITRELKINNVRFYNLVPYPETELYTWIKENGTFLLNPEDYLNFSDYWENRAVFETLEFTAKERRNAFEMGMLNYMDLFLKEKFGRLIGSILYNLYKNRFIRENFFSFGKKVYMSFKWVQTQIFHKDEA